Proteins found in one Luteimonas chenhongjianii genomic segment:
- a CDS encoding O-antigen ligase family protein has protein sequence MDTSHVAIDAGDVAATGAVCALLTVALLGGGSSQQAGLGLDLAAAMAVPLLAWGVWRWLDTAFAAVPTAWLSLLALVAVLPLLQLLPLPAGWGGEGRRDLNADLATLGVAQSARWSLAPGAVTAAMLSLLPAAAVFVLTLSLRTRGQRAVLAAVVGLAMASLLLGVAQLGAPQESVLNPYPQWAPAMNGFFANPNHQATLLVIAATLACAGTAHALVNWQPGRPRRALTVLACVVAMLLSLTALPLTGSRAGIVLVILALGMVVALQWPHWRGSRRGRLALAGGLAVAIAGLLTALRWMRVDAVDELRAPLRAATSELATRFSPLGGGVGSYVPIFEQEAPRSLLMSEYVNHAHNEYLQWSLEAGFVAIALMLAGAMLLVATFVAIQRQPPGDRMLSQSALLGLLVVLAHSLVDYPMRTPALLAIAAALAGIAASASFARPGVVMSG, from the coding sequence GGCCCTGCTTGGCGGCGGAAGCTCGCAGCAGGCCGGTCTTGGTCTTGATCTGGCCGCCGCAATGGCAGTGCCGTTGTTGGCATGGGGAGTGTGGCGCTGGCTGGATACCGCATTCGCTGCGGTGCCCACCGCGTGGCTCTCCCTGCTCGCGCTGGTGGCGGTACTTCCGTTGCTGCAACTTCTTCCTCTGCCCGCTGGTTGGGGTGGCGAAGGGCGTCGCGATCTGAATGCCGACCTGGCCACACTGGGCGTTGCCCAGTCGGCCCGCTGGTCCCTGGCCCCGGGCGCCGTCACGGCCGCCATGCTGTCGCTCCTCCCCGCCGCGGCGGTTTTTGTGCTGACCCTGAGCCTGCGGACGCGTGGGCAACGCGCCGTCCTGGCCGCGGTCGTGGGACTTGCGATGGCCAGCCTGCTGCTCGGCGTCGCCCAGCTCGGCGCCCCCCAGGAAAGCGTGCTCAACCCCTACCCGCAGTGGGCGCCGGCGATGAACGGCTTCTTCGCCAATCCGAATCACCAGGCCACGTTGCTGGTGATCGCCGCCACGCTGGCATGTGCGGGCACCGCGCATGCGCTGGTCAACTGGCAACCGGGCCGCCCACGGCGCGCGCTGACCGTGCTGGCCTGCGTGGTCGCGATGCTGCTTTCGCTCACCGCCTTGCCGCTGACCGGCTCGCGTGCGGGCATCGTGCTTGTGATCCTCGCGCTCGGCATGGTGGTTGCATTGCAGTGGCCGCACTGGCGCGGCTCGCGTCGCGGCCGGCTTGCACTGGCCGGGGGTCTGGCCGTGGCCATCGCCGGGCTTCTGACGGCATTGCGCTGGATGCGGGTCGATGCTGTCGATGAGCTGCGCGCGCCGCTGCGCGCTGCCACCAGTGAACTCGCCACCCGCTTCTCGCCGCTGGGCGGTGGCGTGGGCAGTTATGTCCCAATTTTCGAGCAGGAGGCGCCGCGCAGCCTGTTGATGAGCGAGTACGTCAATCACGCACATAACGAATATTTGCAGTGGTCGCTGGAAGCGGGATTCGTCGCCATCGCGTTGATGCTGGCGGGCGCGATGTTACTGGTGGCGACCTTCGTCGCCATCCAGCGGCAGCCGCCGGGTGATCGCATGCTGAGCCAGTCCGCATTGCTGGGGCTGCTCGTCGTCCTCGCGCATTCGCTGGTGGACTATCCGATGCGTACGCCCGCCCTGTTGGCAATCGCTGCAGCGCTGGCGGGCATCGCGGCTTCCGCCTCGTTCGCGCGCCCCGGGGTGGTCATGAGCGGATGA